Proteins from a single region of Oryza brachyantha chromosome 6, ObraRS2, whole genome shotgun sequence:
- the LOC102702197 gene encoding transcription factor MYB53-like — translation MGRSPCCEQDADVKKGPWTPEEDKLLVDYIRRNGHGSWRRLPKNAGLNRCGKSCRLRWTNYLRPDIKRGDFTDDEERLIINLHATLGNKWSSIATKLKGRTDNEIKNYWNTHLRKKLLNQGIDPVTHRPRTDLLAGLPNLLAAANLGGAAAAQLPLDINAIKLQADAAKFQILQGLVRVLASATAAPAPAAAPSAMDLMTILGAITGANSGGLLGQQQQQLSSVDLSRLGQYDGNYSLPPLTNSCSPQQQQPMRPPPMSSSMSLDGMLDRLVSGTGVPSGDVMSSPELCHGGDGLSSPALGHTPVATPSMVASEDQCNTPGGGGGMTSCEQTPVASSTFDGLASLNLDDVDIVNMEVCWTDVLLEPLPAWLSNSNPSDMYFPKNNTGEM, via the exons atGGGGAGGTCGCCGTGCTGCGAGCAGGACGCCGACGTGAAGAAGGGGCCGTGGACGCCGGAGGAGGACAAGCTGCTGGTGGACTACATCCGCAGGAACGGCCATGGCAGCTGGCGCCGCCTCCCCAAGAACGCCGGCCTCAACCGCTGCGGCAAGAGCTGCCGCCTCCGCTGGACCAACTACCTCCGCCCCGACATCAAGCGCGGCGACTtcaccgacgacgaggagcgcCTCATCATCAACCTCCACGCCACCCTCGGCAACAA GTGGTCATCCATCGCCACCAAGCTCAAGGGGAGGACGGACAACGAGATCAAGAACTACTGGAACACGCACCTCCGCAAGAAGCTTCTCAACCAGGGCATCGACCCCGTCACGCACCGCCCGCGCAccgacctcctcgccggcctccccaacctcctcgccgccgccaacctcgggggcgccgccgccgcccagctACCCTTGGACATCAACGCCATCAAGCTCCAGGCCGACGCCGCCAAGTTCCAGATTCTTCAGGGCCTCGTCCGCGTgctcgcctccgccaccgccgcccccgcccccgccgccgcgccatctGCTATGGACCTCATGACCATCCTCGGCGCCATCACTGGCGCCAACTCCGGTGGGCTACtcggccagcagcagcagcagctctcCAGCGTTGACCTGAGCCGGCTCGGCCAGTACGACGGCAACTACAGCCTGCCGCCGTTGACCAACAGCTGCTctccgcagcagcagcagcccatGAGGCCGCCTCCCATGTCGTCGAGCATGTCCCTCGACGGCATGCTCGACCGCCTTGTCAGCGGCACCGGCGTTCCTTCCGGGGACGTCATGAGCTCGCCGGAGCTTTGCCACGGCGGGGACGGGCTTAGCTCGCCGGCGCTCGGCCATACACcggtggcgacgccgtcgatgGTAGCGTCAGAGGATCAGTGCAATacacccggcggcggcggcggcatgacGTCGTGCGAGCAGACGCCGGTGGCGTCGAGCACGTTCGACGGGCTGGCGAGCCTGAACCTTGACGACGTCGACATCGTCAACATGGAAGTTTGTTGGACGGACGTGTTGCTAGA GCCACTCCCAGCATGGTTGAGCAACAGCAACCCAAGTGATATgtattttccaaaaaacaaCACGGGTGAGATGTGA
- the LOC102702475 gene encoding binding partner of ACD11 1-like — protein sequence MDVKPVRAVKVTNVSLSATVQDIKEFFSFSGEIEHVEMQSGDEWSQVAYVTFKDSQGAETALLLSGATIVDLSVIIAPAPEYQPPPTSSAPPMYSGTSVPVSGDNNVVHKAEDVVSTMLAKGFTLGKDAVGKAKAFDEKHGFTSTAGAKVASIDRKIGLSEKFTMGTSIVNEKVKEMDQKFQVSDKTKSAFAAAEQKVSTAGSAIMKNRYVFTGASWVTNAFNKVAKAATDVGTMTKEKMAAEEQHKGSGPSGGHSYTPIQ from the exons ATGGACGTCAAGCCG GTGAGGGCTGTCAAGGTCACTAATGTCTCCTTGAGTGCAACTGTACAAGACATTAAGGagttcttttccttttcaggAGAAATTGAACATGTCGAGATGCAAAG TGGTGATGAATGGTCTCAAGTTGCATATGTGACTTTTAAAGATTCACAAGGAGCTGAGACTGCACTTCTTCTTTCG GGGGCAACAATAGTCGATCTTTCTGTCATCATCGCACCTGCTCCAGAATATCAACCGCCCCCTACTTCTTCTGCTCCACCAATG TACAGTGGAACCAGTGTCCCAGTCAGTGGAGACAATAATGTTGTCCACAAGGCTGAGGATGTTGTCAGCACTATGCTTGCTAAGGGTTTCACACTGGGTAAAGATGCAGTCGGCAAGGCAAAAGCTTTTGATGAGAAGCATGGCTTCACATCCACTGCTGGTGCCAAGGTCGCCTCCATTGACAGGAAGATTGGTCTTAGCGAGAAGTTCACTATGGGTACTTCCATAGTGAATGAGAAGGTGAAGGAGATGGATCAGAAGTTCCAGGTGTCCGACAAGACCAAGTCTGCATTCGCTGCTGCTGAACAGAAGGTGAGCACTGCTGGGTCTGCTATTATGAAGAATAGGTATGTCTTCACCGGGGCGTCGTGGGTCACAAACGCGTTCAACAAAGTTGCGAAGGCTGCCACTGATGTTGGTACGATGACGAAGGAGAAGATGGCAGCTGAAGAGCAGCATAAGGGCTCCGGTCCTTCTGGGGGACACTCGTACACACCCATCCAGTGA